A genomic window from Triticum urartu cultivar G1812 chromosome 7, Tu2.1, whole genome shotgun sequence includes:
- the LOC125526051 gene encoding transcription factor GTE8-like isoform X2, with protein sequence MKPEVTGHLPKSESNKPNTMTTQACKRRRSVYISSGSEDSGTDSEVEGSKRSQKSGTTSISSSEHRPSSNNKAGSMNASKTRVCRNILGKLMDHPGGWLFHKPVDPDLFGIPDYFDVIRNPMDLGTVKKKLTNKNYLSTDEFAADVRLTFSNAMTYNPPGNQVHTVAEQLNIMFNSEWTSYERKWSNRNLKPVQLPMKVIKAHVAVNSKPVVSRGLVACSDSSAKKTLTNAISSKVKIKFCVRGSGQTLSKETPVQAAGSKEGSLHHSIACTKESANTTKVQSSEHRVQSIGNESRSCSDTSTSPLSSYGQGDGSYLQAEPLSPAKALRAAMLKRRFAGTIVKAQQKALLDHGQQIDPAKLQLEKERLEKRQQEEKERIEAQVKAAEAAAQFKLDEELRKKREREREAARLALHMMKKTVDIDNSDFLKDLENISKKWELNPPAKLIVDFVDGMELPPGLGSPLERLGLFMKRDIEEEVEDEMEDSVSAPSVDVDSVSPPSVDVDSISPPSVDVNSILPPAVDMDIDGEEGEIGCCG encoded by the exons ATGAAGCCTGAAGTTACTGGTCATTTGCCAAAATCAGAAAGTAATAAACCAAACACAATGACCACGCAAGCCTGTAAGAGGCGGAGGTCAGTTTATATAAGCAGTGGATCGGAAGATTCTGGTACAGATTCAGAGGTGGAGGGAAGTAAACGGTCTCAAAAATCTGGAACGACGTCAATTTCTTCATCTGAGCATCGACCATCTTCTAACAACAAGGCTGGAAGCATGAATGCTAGCAAGACAAGGGTCTGTAGAAATATTCTGGGGAAGCTCATGGATCACCCAGGTGGTTGGCTTTTCCATAAACCGGTTGATCCGGACCTATTTGGCATTCCTGATTACTTTGATGTTATCCGCAATCCAATGGACTTGGGCACTGTCAAGAAGAAACTCACAAACAAGAATTATTTAAGCACCGATGAGTTTGCAGCAGATGTGAGACTAACATTTTCAAATGCAATGACGTATAATCCTCCTGGAAATCAGGTTCACACAGTAGCTGAACAGCTgaatataatgtttaattctgaATGGACATCATATGAAAGAAAATGGAGCAACAGAAATCTGAAGCCAGTGCAGTTGCCGATGAAGGTAATTAAGGCTCATGTGGCTGTCAATTCAAAGCCAGTGGTTTCTAGAGGGCTGGTCGCATGCTCAGATTCATCTGCAAAGAAGACATTGACAAATGCAATATCCTCCAAA GTAAAAATTAAGTTTTGTGTGCGTGGCTCGGGGCAGACCTTATCCAAAG AGACGCCTGTGCAAGCAGCTGGTAGCAAAGAGGGCTCTTTACATCATTCTATCGCATGCACCAAG GAGAGCGCTAACACAACTAAGGTCCAGTCAAGTGAGCACAGAGTTCAGTCGATTG GAAATGAATCACGGTCTTGCAGTGATACTTCAACTTCGCCTCTTTCTTCCTACGGACAAG GAGACGGAAGTTATTTACAAGCTGAACCTTTGTCACCAGCCAAGGCCCTTCGTGCAGCAATGCTTAAGAGACGTTTTGCTGGAACGATTGTGAAGGCACAGCAGAAGGCACTTCTGGACCAT GGGCAGCAAATAGACCCTGCAAAATTACAGTTGGAAAAGGAGAGGCTGGAAAAAAGGCAGCAAGAAG AGAAAGAAAGGATTGAAGCCCAGGTGAAGGCCGCTGAAGCTGCTGCACAGTTCAAGTTAGATGAAGAATTAAGGAAGAAGAGGGAGCGAGAAAGAGAGGCAGCACGCCTGGCACTACACATG ATGAAGAAGACCGTTGACATTGACAACAGCGACTTCCTAAAGGACCTGGAAAACATCAGCAAAAAGTGGGAACTAAACCCTCCTGCCAAGCTAATTGTGGATTTCGTCGACGGGATGGAGCTCCCACCTGGCCTCGGAAGCCCGCTGGAGAGGCTCGGGCTTTTCATGAAGAGAGACATCGAAGAAGAGGTCGAAGATGAAATGGAGGACAGCGTATCAGCACCCTCCGTGGATGTCGACAGCGTATCACCACCCTCCGTGGATGTCGACAGCATATCACCCCCCTCCGTGGATGTCAACAGCATATTACCACCCGCTGTGGATATGGATATCGACGGGGAGGAAGGAGAGATCGGCTGCTGTGGGTAG
- the LOC125526051 gene encoding transcription factor GTE8-like isoform X1 codes for MKPEVTGHLPKSESNKPNTMTTQACKRRRSVYISSGSEDSGTDSEVEGSKRSQKSGTTSISSSEHRPSSNNKAGSMNASKTRVCRNILGKLMDHPGGWLFHKPVDPDLFGIPDYFDVIRNPMDLGTVKKKLTNKNYLSTDEFAADVRLTFSNAMTYNPPGNQVHTVAEQLNIMFNSEWTSYERKWSNRNLKPVQLPMKVIKAHVAVNSKPVVSRGLVACSDSSAKKTLTNAISSKVKIKFCVRGSGQTLSKETPVQAAGSKEGSLHHSIACTKVSTIHHSIPCTKESANTTKVQSSEHRVQSIGNESRSCSDTSTSPLSSYGQGDGSYLQAEPLSPAKALRAAMLKRRFAGTIVKAQQKALLDHGQQIDPAKLQLEKERLEKRQQEEKERIEAQVKAAEAAAQFKLDEELRKKREREREAARLALHMMKKTVDIDNSDFLKDLENISKKWELNPPAKLIVDFVDGMELPPGLGSPLERLGLFMKRDIEEEVEDEMEDSVSAPSVDVDSVSPPSVDVDSISPPSVDVNSILPPAVDMDIDGEEGEIGCCG; via the exons ATGAAGCCTGAAGTTACTGGTCATTTGCCAAAATCAGAAAGTAATAAACCAAACACAATGACCACGCAAGCCTGTAAGAGGCGGAGGTCAGTTTATATAAGCAGTGGATCGGAAGATTCTGGTACAGATTCAGAGGTGGAGGGAAGTAAACGGTCTCAAAAATCTGGAACGACGTCAATTTCTTCATCTGAGCATCGACCATCTTCTAACAACAAGGCTGGAAGCATGAATGCTAGCAAGACAAGGGTCTGTAGAAATATTCTGGGGAAGCTCATGGATCACCCAGGTGGTTGGCTTTTCCATAAACCGGTTGATCCGGACCTATTTGGCATTCCTGATTACTTTGATGTTATCCGCAATCCAATGGACTTGGGCACTGTCAAGAAGAAACTCACAAACAAGAATTATTTAAGCACCGATGAGTTTGCAGCAGATGTGAGACTAACATTTTCAAATGCAATGACGTATAATCCTCCTGGAAATCAGGTTCACACAGTAGCTGAACAGCTgaatataatgtttaattctgaATGGACATCATATGAAAGAAAATGGAGCAACAGAAATCTGAAGCCAGTGCAGTTGCCGATGAAGGTAATTAAGGCTCATGTGGCTGTCAATTCAAAGCCAGTGGTTTCTAGAGGGCTGGTCGCATGCTCAGATTCATCTGCAAAGAAGACATTGACAAATGCAATATCCTCCAAA GTAAAAATTAAGTTTTGTGTGCGTGGCTCGGGGCAGACCTTATCCAAAG AGACGCCTGTGCAAGCAGCTGGTAGCAAAGAGGGCTCTTTACATCATTCTATCGCATGCACCAAGGTTTCGACAATACATCATTCTATCCCATGCACCAAG GAGAGCGCTAACACAACTAAGGTCCAGTCAAGTGAGCACAGAGTTCAGTCGATTG GAAATGAATCACGGTCTTGCAGTGATACTTCAACTTCGCCTCTTTCTTCCTACGGACAAG GAGACGGAAGTTATTTACAAGCTGAACCTTTGTCACCAGCCAAGGCCCTTCGTGCAGCAATGCTTAAGAGACGTTTTGCTGGAACGATTGTGAAGGCACAGCAGAAGGCACTTCTGGACCAT GGGCAGCAAATAGACCCTGCAAAATTACAGTTGGAAAAGGAGAGGCTGGAAAAAAGGCAGCAAGAAG AGAAAGAAAGGATTGAAGCCCAGGTGAAGGCCGCTGAAGCTGCTGCACAGTTCAAGTTAGATGAAGAATTAAGGAAGAAGAGGGAGCGAGAAAGAGAGGCAGCACGCCTGGCACTACACATG ATGAAGAAGACCGTTGACATTGACAACAGCGACTTCCTAAAGGACCTGGAAAACATCAGCAAAAAGTGGGAACTAAACCCTCCTGCCAAGCTAATTGTGGATTTCGTCGACGGGATGGAGCTCCCACCTGGCCTCGGAAGCCCGCTGGAGAGGCTCGGGCTTTTCATGAAGAGAGACATCGAAGAAGAGGTCGAAGATGAAATGGAGGACAGCGTATCAGCACCCTCCGTGGATGTCGACAGCGTATCACCACCCTCCGTGGATGTCGACAGCATATCACCCCCCTCCGTGGATGTCAACAGCATATTACCACCCGCTGTGGATATGGATATCGACGGGGAGGAAGGAGAGATCGGCTGCTGTGGGTAG